From a single Arcobacter sp. CECT 8986 genomic region:
- the mraY gene encoding phospho-N-acetylmuramoyl-pentapeptide-transferase, translating into MFYWFYRHLDINIFQYISVRAGIGFFISFFLTMYLMPKFIRWAKNKKASQPIYELAPESHKVKVGTPTMGGVVFVFSSIVASILTIKLNNFYVVGGLMTLALFSLIGIKDDFSKIANHKNDAGLTARMKLLLQIISAVIVVSVLYFYGHTTELYTPFYKLPIFDIGFFITIFWVVVIVAASNAVNLTDGLDGLATVPSVMAFCTLSIIIYLSGHAILSSYLLLPNIKLSGELAILGASFIGSLIAFLWFNSHPAQIFMGDSGSLPIGAFMGYMAIVGKSEILLILVGFIFVLETVSVILQVGSYKLRQKRVFLMAPIHHHFEKKGWKENKIIVRFWIIAFMTNLIALMSLKVR; encoded by the coding sequence TTGTTTTACTGGTTTTATAGACACCTTGATATCAATATATTTCAATATATTTCAGTACGTGCTGGTATTGGTTTTTTTATCTCATTCTTTCTTACAATGTATTTAATGCCAAAATTTATTAGATGGGCTAAAAATAAAAAAGCATCACAACCAATTTATGAATTAGCACCAGAAAGTCACAAAGTAAAAGTAGGTACTCCAACTATGGGTGGAGTTGTATTTGTATTTTCATCTATTGTTGCATCTATTTTAACAATTAAATTAAATAATTTTTATGTTGTTGGTGGATTAATGACGTTAGCATTATTTAGTTTAATAGGTATAAAAGATGATTTTTCTAAAATAGCTAATCATAAAAATGATGCAGGATTAACTGCTAGAATGAAACTTTTACTTCAGATTATATCAGCAGTGATAGTTGTATCTGTTTTGTATTTTTATGGGCATACAACTGAACTATATACACCTTTTTATAAGTTGCCTATATTTGATATAGGCTTTTTCATTACAATCTTTTGGGTTGTAGTTATTGTTGCTGCATCTAATGCTGTGAATTTAACTGATGGATTAGATGGACTTGCAACTGTTCCTTCCGTTATGGCTTTTTGTACACTATCTATTATTATCTATCTTAGTGGGCATGCAATACTATCTTCTTACTTATTATTACCAAATATCAAATTAAGTGGGGAACTTGCAATTCTTGGTGCATCTTTTATTGGTTCTTTAATAGCATTTTTGTGGTTCAATTCACATCCTGCACAAATTTTTATGGGAGATAGTGGAAGTTTACCAATTGGTGCTTTTATGGGATATATGGCAATTGTAGGAAAATCTGAAATACTACTTATATTAGTAGGATTTATTTTTGTACTTGAAACAGTATCAGTTATATTACAAGTAGGTTCATATAAGTTAAGACAAAAAAGAGTTTTCTTAATGGCGCCAATTCATCACCACTTTGAGAAAAAAGGTTGGAAAGAAAACAAAATCATAGTAAGATTTTGGATTATAGCTTTTATGACTAATTTAATTGCACTAATGAGTTTAAAGGTAAGATAA
- the gpmI gene encoding 2,3-bisphosphoglycerate-independent phosphoglycerate mutase — MVEKTVLVITDGIGYNSSNNYNAFANANTPTYDYLFKEVPHSLIHTYGSYVGLPDGQMGNSEVGHMTIGSGRVLYQDLVKINLAIKEGTLKENEVLLNTVSNSNRIHLIGLISDGGVHSHISHVIAMAKICESMNKEVFIHVITDGRDVAPDCAKKYIEQLLQICNDNISIATISGRYYAMDRDNRWDRVEKAYNSITNAENRTDLDILNYIDNSYKNEIFDEFIEPAAFEAYNGIEDNDGIIFCNFRSDRMRELSSTYVIDNFVEFETKKLELNIATMTEYDKAVPLPVLFPKQTPKNTLAEVIAKNDLSQLHTAETEKYAHVTFFFNGGVEEPVENETRVLIPSPDVATYDLKPEMSAPEVGYIVRKAMDNEEDFIVVNFANGDMVGHTGDYDAAIKAVEAVDNELGQIIEKVKERGYNLILTSDHGNCEEMKDENGKVLTNHTVGDVYCFILSKKVSEVKDGALNNIAPTVLKLMNVEIPSEMDEPLI; from the coding sequence ATGGTAGAAAAAACTGTTTTAGTTATAACAGATGGGATAGGATACAATAGCTCAAATAATTATAATGCATTTGCAAATGCAAATACTCCTACTTATGATTATTTATTCAAAGAAGTTCCTCACTCATTAATTCACACATATGGAAGTTATGTAGGACTACCTGATGGACAGATGGGAAACAGTGAAGTTGGCCATATGACTATTGGTAGTGGTAGAGTTTTATATCAAGATTTAGTAAAAATAAATCTTGCAATAAAAGAAGGTACATTAAAAGAGAATGAAGTATTATTAAATACTGTTTCAAACTCAAATAGAATTCATTTAATTGGATTAATAAGTGATGGTGGGGTTCATTCACATATTAGTCATGTAATTGCAATGGCAAAAATATGTGAATCAATGAACAAAGAAGTTTTTATTCACGTAATAACAGATGGAAGAGATGTTGCTCCGGATTGTGCAAAAAAATATATAGAACAACTATTACAAATATGCAACGATAATATTAGCATTGCAACTATTAGTGGTAGATATTATGCAATGGATAGAGATAATAGATGGGATAGAGTTGAAAAAGCTTATAATAGTATAACAAATGCAGAGAACAGAACTGATTTAGATATTTTAAACTATATTGACAACTCTTACAAAAATGAAATATTTGATGAATTTATAGAACCAGCTGCATTTGAAGCTTATAATGGAATAGAAGATAATGATGGTATTATTTTTTGTAACTTTAGAAGTGATAGAATGAGAGAACTATCTTCAACTTATGTTATTGATAATTTTGTAGAATTTGAAACTAAAAAGCTTGAATTAAATATTGCAACAATGACAGAGTATGATAAAGCTGTTCCTCTTCCTGTACTATTTCCAAAACAAACACCAAAAAATACACTTGCAGAAGTAATTGCAAAAAATGATTTATCACAACTACATACAGCAGAAACTGAAAAATATGCGCATGTTACATTTTTCTTTAATGGAGGAGTTGAAGAACCAGTTGAAAATGAAACAAGAGTTTTAATTCCTTCACCTGATGTAGCAACATATGATTTAAAACCAGAGATGAGTGCTCCAGAAGTTGGATATATTGTAAGAAAAGCAATGGATAATGAAGAAGATTTTATCGTTGTTAATTTTGCAAATGGAGATATGGTTGGACACACTGGTGATTATGATGCAGCTATAAAAGCTGTTGAAGCTGTTGATAATGAACTAGGTCAAATTATAGAAAAAGTAAAAGAGAGAGGTTATAACCTTATTCTTACAAGTGACCATGGAAATTGTGAAGAGATGAAAGATGAAAATGGGAAAGTATTAACAAACCACACAGTAGGTGATGTATATTGTTTTATACTTTCTAAAAAAGTATCTGAAGTAAAAGATGGAGCATTAAATAATATTGCACCAACAGTATTGAAACTGATGAATGTTGAAATTCCTTCAGAGATGGATGAACCATTAATTTAG